Proteins from one Meriones unguiculatus strain TT.TT164.6M chromosome 10, Bangor_MerUng_6.1, whole genome shotgun sequence genomic window:
- the Ctu2 gene encoding cytoplasmic tRNA 2-thiolation protein 2 isoform X1 translates to MCQAGEDYAEPVQRDPPPVPRPSREQKCVKCAEGLPVVVIRAGDAFCRDCFKAFYVHKFRAMLGKNRLIFPGEKVLLAWSGGPSSSSMLWQVLEGLSQDSAKRLRFVPGVIYVDEGAACGQSLEDRVKTLAEVKLILQKTGFPWHVVALEEVFGLPPSVLCCASQEPAGTEEAYKVAVDSFLQQQHVLGVEGCVSPAEGEEQIHLSHSQESLGTTGSPVAAQTEALSRLFNSIKTLTAKEELLQTLRTHLIVHVARTHGYCKVMTGESCTRLAIKLMTNLALGRGAFLAWDTGFSDERHGDVVLVRPMRDHTLKEVAFYNHLFGVPSVFTPAIDTKAPEKASIHRLMEAFILRLQTLFPSTVSTVYRTSEKLVKAPREGCATSPSSPNCLLCMCALDIDTADSATAFGAQSSSHLSQMPPAEAGTPALLCCSAGEGQAQRCHRAVGRRGDAQACITEQLCYSCRVNMKDLPSVDPLPPYVLAEAQLRSQRAWVSQEIQEYLITDSDEEEEEGRVEPGHAQSCKAVKQEGEDTGIGL, encoded by the exons ATGTGTCAGGCGGGTGAGGACTACGCGGAGCCGGTGCAACGGGACCCCCCGCCCGTGCCGCGGCCGAG CCGGGAGCAGAAATGTGTGAAGTGCGCAGAAGGCCTGCCGGTGGTGGTGATCCGAGCGGGAGACGCCTTCTGCAG GGATTGTTTCAAGGCATTCTATGTCCACAAGTTCAGAGCCATGCTTGGGAAGAACCGACTCATTTTTCCTGGTGAGAAG GTGCTCTTGGCGTGGTCTGGGGGCCCTTCGTCCAGCTCCATGCTCTGGCAAGTTCTTGAG GGCCTGAGTCAGGATTCTGCAAAACGGCTACGCTTTGTGCCAGGAGTCATCTATGTTGACG AAGGAGCAGCCTGTGGCCAGAGCCTAGAAGACAGAGTAAAGACCTTGGCTGAGGTGAAGCTGATCCTGCAGAAAACTGGCTTCCCATGGCATGTGGTTGCCTTGGAGGAG GTGTTCGGCTTGCCACCATCGGTGCTGTGCTGTGCTTCCCAGGAGCCAGCAGGGACAGAGGAGGCCTACAAGGTGGCCGTGGACAGCTTCCTGCAACAGCAGCATGTGCTAGGGGTTGAGGGCTGTGTGAGCCCAGCTGAGGGAGAGGAGCAGATACACCTATCCCATAGCCAGGAATCCCTGGGCACAACTGGGTCCCCCGTAGCCGCTCAGACTGAGGCCTTGTCTAGGTTGTTCAACTCCATAAAGACACTGACAGCCAAAGAAGAGCTTCTGCAGACCCTGAG GACCCATCTGATCGTGCATGTAGCCCGGACCCATGGCTACTGCAAGGTGATGACCGGGGAGAGCTGCACCCGCCTGGCCATCAAGCTTATGACCAACTTGGCCCTGGGGAGAGGAGCCTTCCTTGCCTGGGACACG GGCTTCTCAGATGAGCGACATGGGGATGTGGTGTTGGTGAGGCCCATGCGGGACCACACGCTGAAGGAAGTGGCCTTCTACAACCACCTGTTTGGTGTGCCCTCAGTCTTCACACCAGCCATTGATACCAAG GCTCCGGAAAAGGCTAGCATCCACCGGCTGATGGAGGCCTTCATCCTGAGGTTGCAGACTCTGTTCCCCTCTACAGTCAGCACtgtgtacag GACAAGTGAGAAGCTGGTCAAGGCTCCCAGGGAAGGCTGTGCCACCAGCCCCTCAAGCCCCAACTGCCTCCTCTGCATGTGTGCACTGGACATCGACACTGCTG ACAGTGCCACAGCCTTTGGGGctcagtcctcctcacatctCTCCCAGATGCCGCCTGCTGAGGCTGGGACACCTGCCCTGCTCTGCTGCAGTGCAGGGGAGGGTCAGGCCCAGCGCTGCCACAGGGCAGTTGGCAGGAG GGGGGACGCACAGGCCTGCATCACAGAGCAGCTGTGTTATAGCTGCCGGGTGAACATGAAGGACCTG CCCTCCGTGGATCCATTGCCACCCTATGTCTTGGCCGAGGCTCAGCTCCGCAGCCAGAG GGCCTGGGTCTCTCAGGAAATCCAGGAGTATCTAATTACAGACagtgatgaggaagaggaggaaggcagAGTGGAGCCTGGGCATGCCCAATCATGCAAAGCCGTGAAGCAGGAAGGTGAAGACACAGGGATCGGTCTGTGA
- the Ctu2 gene encoding cytoplasmic tRNA 2-thiolation protein 2 isoform X2, with translation MLGKNRLIFPGEKVLLAWSGGPSSSSMLWQVLEGLSQDSAKRLRFVPGVIYVDEGAACGQSLEDRVKTLAEVKLILQKTGFPWHVVALEEVFGLPPSVLCCASQEPAGTEEAYKVAVDSFLQQQHVLGVEGCVSPAEGEEQIHLSHSQESLGTTGSPVAAQTEALSRLFNSIKTLTAKEELLQTLRTHLIVHVARTHGYCKVMTGESCTRLAIKLMTNLALGRGAFLAWDTGFSDERHGDVVLVRPMRDHTLKEVAFYNHLFGVPSVFTPAIDTKAPEKASIHRLMEAFILRLQTLFPSTVSTVYRTSEKLVKAPREGCATSPSSPNCLLCMCALDIDTADSATAFGAQSSSHLSQMPPAEAGTPALLCCSAGEGQAQRCHRAVGRRGDAQACITEQLCYSCRVNMKDLPSVDPLPPYVLAEAQLRSQRAWVSQEIQEYLITDSDEEEEEGRVEPGHAQSCKAVKQEGEDTGIGL, from the exons ATGCTTGGGAAGAACCGACTCATTTTTCCTGGTGAGAAG GTGCTCTTGGCGTGGTCTGGGGGCCCTTCGTCCAGCTCCATGCTCTGGCAAGTTCTTGAG GGCCTGAGTCAGGATTCTGCAAAACGGCTACGCTTTGTGCCAGGAGTCATCTATGTTGACG AAGGAGCAGCCTGTGGCCAGAGCCTAGAAGACAGAGTAAAGACCTTGGCTGAGGTGAAGCTGATCCTGCAGAAAACTGGCTTCCCATGGCATGTGGTTGCCTTGGAGGAG GTGTTCGGCTTGCCACCATCGGTGCTGTGCTGTGCTTCCCAGGAGCCAGCAGGGACAGAGGAGGCCTACAAGGTGGCCGTGGACAGCTTCCTGCAACAGCAGCATGTGCTAGGGGTTGAGGGCTGTGTGAGCCCAGCTGAGGGAGAGGAGCAGATACACCTATCCCATAGCCAGGAATCCCTGGGCACAACTGGGTCCCCCGTAGCCGCTCAGACTGAGGCCTTGTCTAGGTTGTTCAACTCCATAAAGACACTGACAGCCAAAGAAGAGCTTCTGCAGACCCTGAG GACCCATCTGATCGTGCATGTAGCCCGGACCCATGGCTACTGCAAGGTGATGACCGGGGAGAGCTGCACCCGCCTGGCCATCAAGCTTATGACCAACTTGGCCCTGGGGAGAGGAGCCTTCCTTGCCTGGGACACG GGCTTCTCAGATGAGCGACATGGGGATGTGGTGTTGGTGAGGCCCATGCGGGACCACACGCTGAAGGAAGTGGCCTTCTACAACCACCTGTTTGGTGTGCCCTCAGTCTTCACACCAGCCATTGATACCAAG GCTCCGGAAAAGGCTAGCATCCACCGGCTGATGGAGGCCTTCATCCTGAGGTTGCAGACTCTGTTCCCCTCTACAGTCAGCACtgtgtacag GACAAGTGAGAAGCTGGTCAAGGCTCCCAGGGAAGGCTGTGCCACCAGCCCCTCAAGCCCCAACTGCCTCCTCTGCATGTGTGCACTGGACATCGACACTGCTG ACAGTGCCACAGCCTTTGGGGctcagtcctcctcacatctCTCCCAGATGCCGCCTGCTGAGGCTGGGACACCTGCCCTGCTCTGCTGCAGTGCAGGGGAGGGTCAGGCCCAGCGCTGCCACAGGGCAGTTGGCAGGAG GGGGGACGCACAGGCCTGCATCACAGAGCAGCTGTGTTATAGCTGCCGGGTGAACATGAAGGACCTG CCCTCCGTGGATCCATTGCCACCCTATGTCTTGGCCGAGGCTCAGCTCCGCAGCCAGAG GGCCTGGGTCTCTCAGGAAATCCAGGAGTATCTAATTACAGACagtgatgaggaagaggaggaaggcagAGTGGAGCCTGGGCATGCCCAATCATGCAAAGCCGTGAAGCAGGAAGGTGAAGACACAGGGATCGGTCTGTGA